In one window of Deltaproteobacteria bacterium DNA:
- a CDS encoding DUF86 domain-containing protein — protein sequence MSGGPRRAAASFRLIVATKAAIDLCLHISARKLKKVTEEYASCFQLPADHGLIEPELACRLARMARFRTLLVHRYWEIDYSRLYRTITGPDLDDLKSFVRQVSFLIE from the coding sequence ATTTCTGGAGGACCGCGACGGGCAGCAGCCAGTTTCAGGCTCATTGTAGCTACAAAAGCCGCCATCGATCTCTGCCTGCATATTTCAGCCAGGAAGTTGAAGAAAGTGACGGAAGAATACGCGTCCTGCTTTCAGTTGCCGGCTGATCACGGGCTGATTGAGCCGGAACTTGCATGCCGACTCGCCAGAATGGCCCGCTTTCGGACCCTCCTGGTACACCGGTACTGGGAAATAGACTACTCCCGATTATACAGAACGATTACCGGGCCGGATCTGGATGATCTCAAGAGCTTTGTCCGCCAGGTCAGTTTCTTGATTGAATAA
- a CDS encoding 2-dehydropantoate 2-reductase, whose protein sequence is MTITVIGPGAIGCLVAAYLARAGEEVYLLDHRPERAALLEDRGIAVDGARGRFHTPITVTADPTEIGSAEVLILCVKACDTVAAVARLKDTIAPESHLLTLQNGLGNIETLGEFFDSDRILAGVTSHGATLLRVGQVRHAGYGEIWLGGVGGASSDLKARSKLRNLVATLNGAGLAAQVVDDIQSILWRKLVLNVAINALSAILGMPNGELLKIPACRKVMDGAVAEAVQVARGCGIILNLPEEIERVRAICRSTAGNISSMLQDVRRQKKTEIDQINGAVVRIAACQGMASPVNEVLTALIQGMESGYL, encoded by the coding sequence ATGACTATTACAGTAATCGGACCGGGAGCTATCGGATGTTTAGTCGCAGCTTATCTGGCCAGGGCTGGAGAAGAGGTCTACCTGTTAGATCATCGGCCCGAACGGGCCGCTCTGCTTGAGGACAGAGGAATTGCTGTTGATGGAGCAAGAGGGAGATTCCATACCCCAATTACGGTTACTGCGGATCCTACCGAAATCGGATCGGCAGAGGTACTGATCCTTTGCGTCAAGGCCTGTGATACTGTAGCTGCCGTTGCTAGGCTGAAGGACACCATTGCTCCTGAGAGCCACCTCCTGACTTTACAAAATGGCCTGGGCAATATTGAGACGCTTGGTGAATTTTTCGATAGCGATCGGATTCTTGCCGGAGTTACCTCCCATGGTGCCACCTTGCTTAGGGTAGGGCAGGTGCGTCATGCCGGCTACGGGGAGATATGGCTCGGGGGGGTGGGTGGAGCCAGCTCAGATCTGAAGGCTAGGTCTAAACTCCGGAATCTGGTGGCTACTTTGAACGGGGCAGGTTTGGCGGCTCAAGTGGTTGATGATATCCAATCCATTTTGTGGCGTAAGCTGGTGCTAAATGTGGCTATTAACGCCCTTAGCGCCATTCTGGGGATGCCGAATGGCGAACTCCTCAAGATTCCTGCATGCCGGAAAGTTATGGATGGTGCAGTAGCGGAAGCTGTCCAGGTGGCACGTGGTTGCGGCATCATTCTGAATTTGCCGGAGGAGATCGAGAGGGTCCGGGCCATATGCCGCTCCACCGCCGGCAATATTTCTTCCATGCTACAGGATGTAAGACGGCAGAAAAAGACTGAAATCGATCAGATCAACGGTGCCGTGGTACGCATAGCAGCCTGCCAAGGTATGGCTTCACCGGTCAATGAGGTGCTGACCGCCCTGATTCAAGGCATGGAGTCCGGTTACTTATAA
- a CDS encoding orotidine 5'-phosphate decarboxylase, protein MKPILQLALDFVDLQRALKNAQAGIAGGVDWLEAGTPLIKSEGLNAVRELHRLFPQRTIVADMKIMDTGRVEVEAAAKAGAEIVDVLGAASDATIRECIQAGKNYGAKIVVDMIAVKDVLMRAQFVEKLGADYVTVHCAVDEQMEGKDPFAILRQVSRTLTIPVGVAGGINSETAAEAVAAGASIVIVGGAISKALNPELAASDIRRALDTGMSISTTLFKRKCEPEIREILELVSTANLSDALHRGGVVHGIRPLFPGIRMVGRAITVRTYPGDWAKPVQAIDVAEPGDVIVIDAGGVGPAIWGELATHSAIQKSLAGVVIDGALRDSDEIVDMKFPAFSRLVVPNAGEPKGFGEIGVPVTIGDMRVETGDWLLGDGDGVVVLPRAIAVEYANRGMDVLEKENRIREEIKEGSTLSKVTELLRWEKK, encoded by the coding sequence ATGAAGCCGATTTTACAGCTAGCACTGGACTTTGTTGATTTGCAACGAGCGCTAAAAAATGCGCAAGCGGGGATCGCCGGTGGTGTTGACTGGCTTGAAGCTGGAACTCCTCTTATCAAGAGCGAAGGACTCAATGCTGTCCGTGAGCTACACCGGCTCTTTCCTCAAAGGACGATCGTAGCGGATATGAAGATTATGGACACTGGGAGGGTGGAAGTTGAGGCCGCAGCAAAGGCAGGGGCGGAAATTGTCGATGTGCTCGGCGCAGCCAGCGATGCCACCATCCGGGAGTGCATCCAAGCGGGTAAAAACTATGGCGCTAAGATCGTAGTCGATATGATAGCGGTAAAAGATGTGCTGATGAGGGCTCAGTTTGTCGAGAAACTTGGCGCCGATTATGTGACTGTCCATTGTGCTGTTGACGAACAGATGGAGGGGAAGGATCCCTTTGCGATCTTACGCCAGGTGAGTCGGACATTGACCATCCCGGTGGGAGTGGCTGGTGGTATAAATTCTGAAACCGCTGCTGAGGCAGTAGCGGCAGGAGCCAGTATTGTTATTGTCGGTGGCGCTATCAGCAAGGCACTCAACCCTGAGCTGGCGGCCAGCGATATTCGCCGAGCGCTTGACACAGGCATGAGCATTAGCACTACCCTGTTTAAGAGGAAATGCGAGCCTGAGATCCGGGAAATCCTGGAACTTGTCTCGACAGCTAATCTGTCAGACGCCCTCCATCGGGGTGGAGTTGTGCATGGAATTCGCCCGCTTTTTCCTGGCATCCGCATGGTTGGGCGGGCGATCACTGTGAGAACCTATCCAGGCGATTGGGCCAAACCCGTTCAGGCTATCGACGTGGCCGAGCCTGGAGACGTGATTGTTATAGATGCTGGCGGGGTGGGTCCTGCCATATGGGGCGAACTGGCCACTCATTCGGCTATACAAAAGAGCTTGGCTGGGGTAGTCATCGACGGCGCCTTACGGGACAGTGACGAGATTGTCGACATGAAATTTCCGGCCTTTAGCAGGTTGGTTGTGCCCAATGCCGGTGAGCCAAAAGGGTTCGGCGAGATTGGTGTGCCGGTGACGATTGGCGATATGCGTGTGGAGACGGGTGATTGGCTGCTGGGAGATGGAGATGGAGTGGTTGTGCTGCCGCGGGCCATAGCGGTGGAGTACGCTAACCGGGGCATGGACGTGCTTGAGAAGGAAAATCGCATCCGGGAAGAGATTAAAGAGGGGAGCACCTTGAGCAAGGTAACGGAATTGTTGCGCTGGGAAAAGAAATAA
- a CDS encoding SIS domain-containing protein, producing MQRLEPRTGVRQEKLQIQEKIDRILGENRHLLQSLREDAVVNFIQRIDKAHAIFFSAQGRSGFVLRCFCMRLMHLGYRVYFCGETITPAIGKGDLLMVLSGSGETPSTFEAVQIAKRRSAMTFGILGNMNGRIAALVDHSICLPGTTKLCRDCEPGSLQLAGSLFEQAAFIFLEAVVVVICQQRVEAIGDVSQLHAVIE from the coding sequence ATGCAGCGACTTGAACCAAGGACTGGTGTAAGACAGGAAAAACTCCAAATCCAGGAAAAAATCGACCGCATTTTAGGGGAGAATCGGCATTTGCTGCAAAGCCTTCGTGAAGATGCCGTGGTGAATTTTATCCAAAGGATCGACAAGGCCCATGCTATTTTTTTCTCAGCTCAGGGGAGATCGGGCTTTGTACTCCGCTGTTTTTGTATGCGTTTAATGCATTTGGGCTACCGGGTATACTTCTGCGGCGAAACTATTACCCCTGCTATTGGCAAAGGGGACCTACTCATGGTCCTGAGCGGCTCTGGCGAAACCCCCTCCACCTTTGAGGCGGTGCAGATCGCTAAAAGGCGATCAGCTATGACCTTTGGCATCCTGGGCAATATGAACGGAAGAATCGCTGCGCTTGTAGACCATAGCATTTGTCTGCCAGGTACGACTAAGCTATGCCGTGATTGCGAACCAGGTTCTCTACAACTGGCCGGCTCCCTCTTTGAACAGGCTGCTTTTATATTCTTGGAGGCTGTTGTTGTTGTTATTTGTCAGCAAAGGGTAGAAGCGATTGGTGACGTCTCACAGCTGCACGCGGTTATCGAGTAG